DNA from Streptomyces luteogriseus:
CTCCCGGAGGATCCCGCGCTGCTCGGGGGTGACGGACCGCTGGTCCTGGTCGACGACGAGTTCTCCACGGGGAACACGGTGCTGAACACCGTGCGCGATCTTCATGCGCGCTATCCGCGGCGGAGGTATGTCGTGGTGGCGCTGGTGGACATGCGGTCCGCCGCCGATACGGGGCGGCTGGAGGAGTTCGCGCGGGAGATCGGTGCGCGGGTCGATCTCGTGGCTGCGGCTTCGGGGACTGTGCGGCTGCCCGAGGGGGTGCTGGAGAAGGGGCAGGAGCTGGTGGCGCGGTTCGAGTCGAAGAGCGCGTCCGAGAGTGTGGCGGAGGGTTCGCCGGCGGGTGCGGGGCCGTCGTGGCCGGTCGCGCAGTTCCCCGCGCCCCCGAACGGCCGCGTTGCCCCCCTGGGGGCGCGGGGAACTGCGCGGACAGCCCCCACCGGCCCGCACCCGGACGAGGGCCGGATAGACCTGCACTGGCCCGCCGGCCTCCCCGACGGCGGGCGACACGGGTTCACCCCCGCACATCGGGAGCTCCTGGAGAACGCCCTCCCCGCGATGGCCCGCCGCCTGGCGGACGCGCTGCCTCACAACGCCCGCCGCGTGCACATCCTCGGCTTCGAGGAGCTGATGTACGCCCCGCTCAGGCTCGCCCATGAGCTGGAGCGGAGCGCCGACGTCGAGGTCCGCTACTCCACCACCACCCGCTCACCCGTCCTGGCCGTCGACGACCCCGGCTACGCGATACGCACCCGTCTCGCCTTCCCCGCCCACGACGACCCCGCCGACGGCCCCGGCGAGCGGTACGCCTACAACGTCGCCGGCGCCGGATTCGACGCCGTCGTCGTGGTGGTCGACTCGGCCGGGGACACCCCCGCGCTGCACGCGCCCGACGGTCTGCTGGCCCGCCTCGCCGCGCACACGCCGCGGGTCCTGCTCGCCGTCATACCGTCGTACGCCCCCGAAAGGCCCTCCATGCTGCCCGAGCCCCTCCGCGGCCCCGCTTTCTCCTCGTACGCGCCCGAGGAGGTCGGCTGGCTGCTCCAGGACCTCTCGGACGTGACGCTGGAGGCGCCGACCGAGGAGCGCGAGGAGGCGATCCAGAGCGGCGGCGCGCACTACGCGGAGTCGCTGCCCGTGGAGTACCAGCCGAGCGAGCAGTACCAGGAGCTGTTCCACGCCGCGCTGGAGGACTCGGCGGCCCGTATCGCCCAGGCGGTCGGCGTCGTCACCGAGATGGTCCTCGCCGAGCGGTCCCCGCGCCCCGTGCTGGTCTCCCTGGCACGTGCCGGCACCCCCGTCGGCATCCTGATGCGGCGCTGGGCCCAGCACCGGCACGGCCTGGACCTGCCGCACTACGCGGTGTCGATCGTCCGCGGCCGGGGGATCGACGCCAACGCGCTGCGCTGGCTCGCCCTGCACCACGACCCCCGGGACGTCGTCTTCGTCGACGGCTGGACCGGCAAGGGCGCCATCACCCGCGAACTCGCCCAGGCCCTGGAGGAGTTCGGGAAGTCCGACGGCATCACCGGCTTCGACCCCGAGATCGCCGTCCTGGCCGACCCGGGCTCCTGCGTCCGGACCTACGGCACCCGCGAGGACTTCCTCATCCCCTCCGCCTGCCTCAACTCCACCGTCTCCGGCCTGATCTCGCGGACCGTGCTGCGCGCCGACCTGGTCGGCCCGGACGACTTCCACGGCGCGAAGTTCTACCGCGAACTCGCCGGCACCGACGTCTCGGTGGCCTTCCTGGACGCCGTCTCCGCCCGCTTCCCCGAGGTCGCCGACGCCGCCTGCGCCCAGGCCAAGGAACTGCTCGCGGCCGACCGCTCACCCACCTGGGAGGGCTGGGCCGCCGTCGAGCGCATCAGCGAGGAGTACGCCATCCACGACGTGAACCTCGTCAAGCCCGGCGTCGGCGAGACCACCCGGGTCATGCTGCGCCGCGTGCCCTGGAAGGTCCTGGCACGCGCCGGGGCGGGCAGCGACCTCGACCATGTGCGCCTGCTGGCCGAGCAGCGCGGGGTGCCCGTGGAGGAGGTCGACGGACTGCCCTACACCTGCGTCGGCCTGATCCACCCGAAGTACACCCGGGGCGCGACCGGCGCCGACGGCAAGGCGGTGTCGGTCTGATGCCCGTCCTCGTCGCCAGCGACCTCGATCGCACCCTGATCTACTCCGCCGCCGCCCTGGCGCTCACCATGCCGGACGCGCGGGCGCCCCGGCTGCTGTGCGTGGAGGTGCACGAGAGCAAGCCGCTGTCGTACATGACGGAGACGGCGGCCCGGCTCCTCACCGAGCTGGGCGACGCGGCCGTGTTCGTGCCCACCACGACCCGGACGCGCAAGCAGTACCAGCGCATCAACCTGCCGGGCCCGGAGCCCGCGTACGCGATCTGCGCGAACGGCGGCCATCTGCTGGTCGACGGCGTCTCCGACCCCGACTGGCACGCCAGGGTCACCGCACGGCTGGCCGACGAGTGCGCACCGCTGGCCGAGGTGCAGGAGCACCTGCTGAGGGCCGCCGACCCGGTCTGGGTGCGCAAGCACCGCGTCGCCGACGACCTCTTCGCCTATCTCGTCGTCGAGCGCGAACTGCTCGACGAGGACTGGGTGAAGGAACTCGCGGTGTGGGCGGAGAACCGCGGCTGGACCGTGTCCCTCCAGGGCCGCAAGATCTACGCCGTTCCCAAGCCGCTCACCAAGAGCGCGGCGATGCGGGAGGTCGCGCGGCGGACCGGGGCCGATCTCACGCTCGCCGCGGGTGACTCCCTGCTCGACACCGACCTGCTGCTCGCGGCGGACCAGGGCTGGCGGCCGGGGCACGGGGAGCTGGCCGACGCGGGCTTCACGGCTCCCTCGCTCAGGGTGCTTCCCGACCGGGGTGTCCTCGCCGGGGAGCGGATCCTGCGGGAGTTTCTGGAGGCAGTTGAGGGCGCCTGAGCGTTCGGGTGTCCTGGTCGTGGTGCGGGTGCGGCGCCGTCGTGGCCGGTCGCGCAGTTCCCCGCGCCCCTTGAGGGCGTCGCAGGAGTCGTACGGCGATAAAGGCCACCACCGCCACCGCCGCCACGGCGAGGACCACCTTCGAGTACGTGGAGACGATGTCCGAGACCTGGTGCCAGTTCGCGCCGAGGAAGTAGCCCGCGAGGACGAACACCGTGTTCCAGATGGCGCTGCCCAGGGTGGTCAGGCCGAGGAACACCGGCAGGCGCATCCGCTCGACACCCGCGGGCACCGAGATCAGGCTGCGGAAGATCGGGATCATCCGGCCGAAGAACACGGCCTTGGTGCCGTGCTTCAGGAACCAGGCCTCGGTCTTCTCGATGTCCGAGACCTTCACCAGGGGCAGCCGGGCCGCGATCGCCACCGTCCGGTCACGGCCGAGCAGCGCGCCGACTCCGTACAGCGCGAGCGCGCCGATCACCGAGCCGGCCGTCGTCCACAGCAGGACGGCGAGCAGGCTCATCCGGCCGCTGCTCGCGGCGAACCCGGCGAGGGGCAGGATCACCTCGCTGGGCAGCGGCGGGAACAGGTTCTCCAGGGCGATGGCGAGACCGGCTCCCGG
Protein-coding regions in this window:
- a CDS encoding DedA family protein — its product is MTAIAADAGPQWVNDLMDALGAPGAGLAIALENLFPPLPSEVILPLAGFAASSGRMSLLAVLLWTTAGSVIGALALYGVGALLGRDRTVAIAARLPLVKVSDIEKTEAWFLKHGTKAVFFGRMIPIFRSLISVPAGVERMRLPVFLGLTTLGSAIWNTVFVLAGYFLGANWHQVSDIVSTYSKVVLAVAAVAVVAFIAVRLLRRPQGARGTARPATTAPHPHHDQDTRTLRRPQLPPETPAGSAPRRGHPGREAP
- a CDS encoding phosphoribosyltransferase, yielding MEKAEQAVNEGEHQVSDEADRVWSGSWVAERLGVELVGDDRLTGLLGLALRRNPKRAHLLVSNVLGKHVPQSPSVVYGYGVELGRRVRELLGAEEAGRAVVLGYAETATGLGHSVADGLGLAPYLHSTRRPVAGVAAAGGFEEAHSHATSHLLLPEDPALLGGDGPLVLVDDEFSTGNTVLNTVRDLHARYPRRRYVVVALVDMRSAADTGRLEEFAREIGARVDLVAAASGTVRLPEGVLEKGQELVARFESKSASESVAEGSPAGAGPSWPVAQFPAPPNGRVAPLGARGTARTAPTGPHPDEGRIDLHWPAGLPDGGRHGFTPAHRELLENALPAMARRLADALPHNARRVHILGFEELMYAPLRLAHELERSADVEVRYSTTTRSPVLAVDDPGYAIRTRLAFPAHDDPADGPGERYAYNVAGAGFDAVVVVVDSAGDTPALHAPDGLLARLAAHTPRVLLAVIPSYAPERPSMLPEPLRGPAFSSYAPEEVGWLLQDLSDVTLEAPTEEREEAIQSGGAHYAESLPVEYQPSEQYQELFHAALEDSAARIAQAVGVVTEMVLAERSPRPVLVSLARAGTPVGILMRRWAQHRHGLDLPHYAVSIVRGRGIDANALRWLALHHDPRDVVFVDGWTGKGAITRELAQALEEFGKSDGITGFDPEIAVLADPGSCVRTYGTREDFLIPSACLNSTVSGLISRTVLRADLVGPDDFHGAKFYRELAGTDVSVAFLDAVSARFPEVADAACAQAKELLAADRSPTWEGWAAVERISEEYAIHDVNLVKPGVGETTRVMLRRVPWKVLARAGAGSDLDHVRLLAEQRGVPVEEVDGLPYTCVGLIHPKYTRGATGADGKAVSV
- a CDS encoding HAD family hydrolase — protein: MPVLVASDLDRTLIYSAAALALTMPDARAPRLLCVEVHESKPLSYMTETAARLLTELGDAAVFVPTTTRTRKQYQRINLPGPEPAYAICANGGHLLVDGVSDPDWHARVTARLADECAPLAEVQEHLLRAADPVWVRKHRVADDLFAYLVVERELLDEDWVKELAVWAENRGWTVSLQGRKIYAVPKPLTKSAAMREVARRTGADLTLAAGDSLLDTDLLLAADQGWRPGHGELADAGFTAPSLRVLPDRGVLAGERILREFLEAVEGA